A window of Campylobacter pinnipediorum subsp. pinnipediorum contains these coding sequences:
- a CDS encoding AAA family ATPase — protein MIERIYIKNHLSFSEVEVKFKKGLSVFTGVSGSGKSVFMSAIMSAFGLSDSEAKVIEADVNYQFEMQEFGIENEEINSFKMTKNNSTRYFINSQAISKKNLTNIANEHIKFLSAKQINEFENERFLNIIDTLANDKEHNENLKQLRQINLTYKKIKNELEKIQNDEKQIEELKEFARFEIEKIKNTNPKDGEFEELMQIKKMLSKKDKIEQAWNKAENIFELEHSVIEALNISDIDSSFFEEAMNALRIARDELNIDELDDINVEEILDRIEDLNSIIKRYGSEKEAIATLRKKEEELQKYENISFEKKNLQAQYSQISEQQDEICEKITNKRMSLLSNLQNIINEYLNNLYMQNITLKIEPTKISEFGKDLVVLTLNQTSLSKLSSGEINRLRLALIASESKITNSGNGVMILDEIDANLSGKEAMSIANVLVQISQFYQIFAISHQPQLSSKANSHFLIEKKDNLSTIKELTNQERINELARMISGEHISNEAIQFAKELLK, from the coding sequence ATGATAGAAAGAATTTATATAAAAAATCATTTAAGCTTTAGTGAAGTAGAAGTTAAGTTTAAAAAAGGACTTAGTGTTTTTACAGGAGTTAGTGGATCTGGAAAATCAGTGTTTATGTCTGCTATAATGAGTGCTTTTGGTCTTAGTGATAGCGAGGCAAAAGTAATAGAAGCTGATGTTAACTATCAGTTTGAAATGCAAGAATTTGGTATAGAAAACGAAGAGATAAATAGCTTCAAAATGACAAAAAACAACTCAACAAGATATTTTATAAACTCTCAAGCGATATCTAAAAAAAATCTTACAAACATAGCAAATGAACATATAAAATTTCTATCAGCAAAACAAATAAATGAATTTGAAAATGAAAGATTTTTAAATATCATAGATACATTAGCTAACGATAAAGAACACAATGAAAATTTAAAACAATTAAGACAAATTAATTTAACATATAAAAAAATAAAAAATGAGCTAGAAAAAATACAAAATGACGAAAAACAGATAGAAGAGCTTAAAGAATTTGCAAGATTTGAAATAGAAAAAATAAAAAATACAAATCCAAAAGATGGCGAATTTGAAGAGCTAATGCAAATAAAAAAAATGTTAAGCAAAAAAGATAAAATAGAACAAGCTTGGAATAAAGCTGAAAATATTTTTGAGCTTGAACATAGTGTTATAGAAGCCTTAAATATAAGTGATATAGATAGCTCTTTTTTTGAAGAAGCAATGAATGCATTAAGAATAGCAAGAGATGAGCTAAATATAGATGAACTTGATGATATAAACGTGGAAGAAATACTAGATAGAATTGAAGACTTAAACTCTATAATCAAAAGATATGGAAGCGAAAAAGAAGCAATAGCAACATTAAGAAAGAAAGAAGAAGAACTACAAAAATACGAAAACATAAGCTTTGAAAAAAAGAATTTACAAGCACAATATAGTCAAATAAGTGAACAACAAGATGAAATTTGTGAAAAAATAACAAATAAAAGAATGTCTCTACTTTCAAATCTTCAAAACATCATAAACGAATATCTAAATAATTTATACATGCAAAACATAACGCTAAAAATAGAACCTACAAAGATAAGCGAATTTGGGAAAGATCTTGTCGTGCTAACCCTAAATCAAACAAGCTTATCAAAGCTAAGTTCAGGTGAAATAAATAGACTACGACTTGCATTAATAGCAAGTGAAAGCAAGATAACAAACAGCGGAAATGGTGTAATGATACTTGATGAAATAGATGCAAATTTAAGTGGAAAAGAAGCGATGAGCATAGCAAATGTATTGGTTCAAATATCACAATTTTATCAAATTTTTGCCATATCACACCAGCCACAACTTAGTTCAAAAGCAAATTCTCATTTTTTAATAGAAAAAAAAGATAATTTATCAACTATCAAAGAGTTAACGAATCAAGAAAGAATAAACGAACTTGCTAGAATGATAAGTGGCGAACATATAAGCAATGAAGCTATACAATTTGCCAAAGAACTCTTGAAATAA
- a CDS encoding response regulator, with the protein MERILLVDDNKTLSKLLARKITKEIENLEIDVAYSFAEAQLFMNEKDKYLLSILDLNLPDAPNGEIVDYALSRGLNVIVLTGSVDTKTKEEFLQKNIIDYVYKSNVNDVNYIFSTINRLIKNRKYKVIIAEDSMTLRNSIKNILKSLQFEVFAAAHGEEAINYFEQNPDVKLILSDYNMPVKNGLELLDEIRQNKDKNEVGFIAMTTPDANVGTSMFLKHGANDFIAKPFEKEEIICRVNNTIEAIENIQQIADFANKDFLTGAYNRRYFFDNMLNYTIHAYEQNEQFAIALFDIDFFKNVNDTYGHDSGDLVLKCFSNMLIGKTKGSDIVARFGGEEFCVVLKNTSNENAVKFFVTLRNEIANEQITFKDKTIKITSSIGLVFGNENYTLEELMELADEALYRAKDNGRNRVEIANL; encoded by the coding sequence ATGGAAAGAATTTTATTAGTTGATGACAATAAAACTTTATCAAAATTATTAGCTAGAAAAATTACAAAAGAAATTGAAAATTTAGAGATAGATGTGGCATATAGTTTTGCTGAAGCACAGTTGTTTATGAATGAAAAAGATAAATATCTATTGTCTATATTAGATCTAAACTTACCAGATGCTCCAAATGGAGAGATAGTAGACTACGCTTTATCAAGAGGGTTAAATGTAATAGTTCTAACTGGAAGTGTTGATACAAAAACAAAAGAGGAATTTCTTCAAAAAAACATAATTGATTATGTTTATAAAAGCAATGTAAACGATGTGAATTATATATTTTCAACAATAAATCGCCTTATAAAAAATAGAAAATATAAAGTTATAATAGCTGAAGACTCTATGACGCTTAGAAACTCCATAAAAAATATATTAAAAAGTTTACAATTTGAAGTCTTTGCTGCAGCTCACGGTGAAGAAGCTATTAATTATTTTGAACAAAATCCAGATGTAAAACTTATTTTATCAGATTATAACATGCCTGTTAAAAACGGGCTCGAGTTGCTGGATGAAATCAGACAAAATAAAGACAAAAATGAAGTTGGTTTTATAGCAATGACAACGCCTGATGCAAATGTTGGAACTTCAATGTTTTTAAAACATGGAGCAAACGATTTTATAGCCAAACCTTTTGAAAAAGAAGAGATAATTTGCAGAGTAAATAATACAATAGAAGCTATAGAAAACATACAACAAATAGCAGATTTTGCAAATAAAGATTTTTTAACTGGTGCCTATAATAGAAGATACTTTTTTGATAATATGCTAAACTACACAATCCACGCATATGAGCAAAATGAACAATTTGCAATAGCATTATTTGATATAGATTTTTTCAAAAATGTTAATGACACATATGGACACGATTCTGGGGACTTAGTGCTTAAATGTTTTTCTAACATGCTTATTGGGAAAACAAAAGGTAGCGACATAGTGGCTAGATTTGGCGGGGAAGAATTTTGTGTTGTGTTAAAAAACACAAGTAATGAAAATGCTGTTAAATTTTTTGTAACATTAAGAAACGAAATAGCAAATGAGCAGATAACTTTTAAAGATAAAACAATAAAAATAACATCATCAATAGGGTTGGTATTTGGAAACGAAAACTACACTTTAGAAGAATTAATGGAACTAGCAGATGAAGCCTTATATAGAGCAAAAGACAATGGCAGAAACAGAGTGGAGATAGCTAATTTATGA
- a CDS encoding TatD family hydrolase produces MIIDTHCHLDHIKYDSDLSQVINNARKNEIKGFLIPGADGNDLEKIVSVSEKYDDVFFAIGVHPYHKDTFDKKRLMEFAKHKKCIAVGECGLDYYRLPTDENAKIKEKEEQKEIFIEQINIAIELKKPLILHIRDANEDSFNILKKYSSKLTSGAILHCYNASPLLLELAKIGNFYFGIGGVLTFKNAKNLVSILPKIPTDRLLIETDSPYLTPHPYRGERNEPLYTTLVAKKMSEILQIEESEIKKIVLDNTKRLFKVFNN; encoded by the coding sequence ATGATAATAGACACACATTGCCATCTTGATCATATAAAATATGATAGTGATTTAAGTCAAGTAATTAACAATGCTAGAAAAAACGAGATAAAAGGGTTTTTGATACCTGGCGCAGATGGTAATGACTTGGAAAAAATCGTAAGTGTTAGCGAAAAATACGATGATGTTTTTTTTGCAATAGGTGTTCATCCTTATCACAAAGACACTTTTGATAAAAAAAGACTTATGGAGTTTGCAAAACACAAAAAATGTATCGCTGTTGGTGAATGCGGATTAGATTATTACAGATTACCTACTGATGAAAATGCCAAAATAAAAGAAAAAGAGGAACAAAAAGAAATTTTTATAGAACAAATAAATATAGCAATTGAATTAAAAAAACCTCTAATATTACATATAAGAGATGCAAATGAAGATAGTTTTAATATACTTAAAAAATATTCTTCAAAACTTACAAGTGGAGCTATATTACATTGTTATAATGCCTCTCCGTTATTATTAGAGTTAGCAAAAATAGGAAATTTTTATTTTGGGATAGGTGGGGTTTTAACTTTTAAGAATGCAAAAAATTTAGTTTCAATTTTACCAAAAATACCAACAGACAGGTTATTAATAGAGACTGATTCGCCATATCTTACACCCCATCCTTACAGAGGCGAAAGAAATGAACCTTTATATACAACTTTAGTTGCAAAAAAAATGTCTGAAATTTTACAAATAGAAGAAAGTGAGATAAAAAAAATAGTATTAGATAACACAAAAAGATTATTTAAAGTTTTTAATAACTAA
- a CDS encoding lytic transglycosylase domain-containing protein, whose translation MRNIIIKILLVFACISAVNVNLFANISQENQLKILKQLDIPYNFANTNYFKNMNESITKNQVDDFSRKLKSGYKYIPTIKNTLQAASMPDIFFYLAMVESGFSNKVISNAKAAGIWQFMSTTAKVHGLKIDKYVDERRDPVKATKAASEYLKGLKNRFGKWYLAILAYNCGEGKLRKAIRQANTDDLETLLDPKKRYLPKETRNFIMKIIRASFIEQNQYFTSSPDFNLLNKKGAKLIRVAIPGGTSLKKIGESIGVGVKKIRDDNTHLNFAFTPPNAKNYYVYIPENKKDIFNQNFKPIKYNNRFYTYTVKKGDTLIGISKSSGVSHKAIKEYNDLTTSKIAINQKIIIPRSDKNKFQNYIVRKGDTLEILSKKFNVNIKDIKEANAFASSDILTTGASIVIP comes from the coding sequence ATGAGAAATATAATAATTAAAATACTTTTAGTATTCGCATGTATTAGTGCTGTCAATGTAAATTTGTTTGCAAATATTTCACAAGAAAATCAATTAAAAATCTTAAAACAATTAGATATACCTTACAATTTTGCAAATACAAATTATTTTAAAAATATGAACGAAAGTATTACAAAAAATCAAGTAGATGATTTTTCAAGAAAATTAAAAAGTGGATACAAATATATACCAACGATAAAAAATACTTTACAAGCAGCTAGTATGCCTGACATATTTTTTTATCTAGCAATGGTAGAATCTGGTTTTTCTAATAAGGTTATTTCAAATGCAAAAGCAGCTGGAATATGGCAATTTATGTCAACAACAGCTAAGGTTCATGGACTTAAAATAGACAAATATGTTGATGAAAGAAGAGATCCTGTAAAAGCTACAAAAGCAGCATCAGAGTATCTTAAAGGTCTAAAAAATAGATTTGGAAAATGGTATTTAGCGATATTAGCATACAATTGCGGCGAAGGAAAATTAAGAAAGGCTATAAGACAAGCAAATACTGATGATTTAGAAACTTTATTGGATCCAAAAAAAAGATATCTCCCAAAAGAAACTAGAAATTTTATAATGAAGATAATAAGAGCTTCTTTTATAGAACAAAATCAGTACTTCACTTCATCTCCTGATTTTAATTTATTAAATAAAAAAGGTGCAAAATTAATAAGAGTAGCTATTCCAGGAGGCACTTCTTTAAAAAAAATTGGAGAGAGTATAGGTGTTGGTGTTAAGAAAATAAGAGATGATAATACACATCTAAACTTCGCATTTACTCCTCCAAATGCCAAAAATTACTATGTGTATATACCTGAAAACAAAAAAGATATTTTTAATCAAAATTTCAAACCAATAAAATACAATAATAGATTTTATACATATACAGTAAAAAAAGGTGATACATTAATCGGCATATCAAAAAGCTCAGGAGTAAGTCACAAAGCAATAAAAGAATATAACGATCTAACAACAAGTAAAATAGCTATAAATCAAAAAATAATAATACCAAGATCTGATAAAAATAAATTTCAAAACTACATAGTAAGAAAAGGTGACACCTTGGAAATATTATCTAAGAAATTTAATGTAAACATAAAAGACATAAAAGAGGCAAATGCTTTTGCTAGTTCTGATATACTAACAACAGGGGCATCTATTGTCATTCCTTAA
- a CDS encoding septal ring lytic transglycosylase RlpA family protein — protein sequence MSFLKKISFLAILFLLNGCFYTNSYYPIGPTNTKINNSKSIQKATMRPYTINGKTYYPTVVKIGDTQRGMASWYGPNFHGKKTSNGEIFNMYNLTAAHKTLPMNTIVKVTNLNNGKNITVRINDRGPFVSNRIIDLSKAAAEKISMISTGTAPVILDIVGFAGQNISEQKNYPSNQSQSIVGGNFMVQIGAFRNKNGAIIYQKQHKQILGYKSIIKTYIIDNLKMYRVFLTGFKSEDEARDFAKSGHFDGAYILRD from the coding sequence TTGTCATTCCTTAAAAAAATATCATTTCTAGCTATACTTTTTTTATTAAATGGCTGTTTTTATACCAATTCATACTATCCAATTGGACCAACTAATACAAAAATAAATAATTCAAAAAGTATTCAAAAAGCAACAATGAGACCATACACAATAAATGGTAAAACATATTATCCTACAGTAGTAAAAATAGGAGATACACAAAGAGGAATGGCTAGTTGGTATGGTCCAAATTTTCATGGAAAAAAAACATCAAATGGCGAAATATTTAATATGTATAACTTAACAGCCGCCCATAAAACTTTACCGATGAACACAATCGTTAAAGTTACAAATTTAAATAATGGCAAAAATATAACAGTGAGAATAAACGATAGAGGTCCATTTGTATCAAATAGAATAATAGATCTTTCAAAAGCTGCTGCTGAAAAAATATCTATGATTTCAACAGGCACAGCACCTGTCATTTTAGATATAGTTGGCTTTGCAGGTCAAAACATTTCAGAACAAAAAAATTATCCAAGCAATCAAAGTCAAAGCATAGTTGGTGGGAATTTTATGGTTCAAATAGGTGCTTTTAGAAACAAAAATGGTGCAATAATTTATCAAAAACAACACAAACAAATATTAGGATACAAATCCATAATAAAAACATATATAATAGACAACCTTAAAATGTACAGAGTGTTTTTAACAGGTTTTAAAAGTGAAGATGAGGCTAGAGATTTTGCAAAAAGTGGTCACTTTGATGGCGCTTATATACTAAGGGATTAG
- a CDS encoding KdsC family phosphatase, with product MIEIIFLDVDGCLTDGSINYSSNGELFKSFNVKDGYAIEGWLKLGKKIAIITGRKSEIVERRAEDLKITHVYQGVKDKLQTAIEILNFEGLELKNAAAIGDDYNDFQLLNSVKWSFKPKNAIPELKVKTKLKNKGGKGAIREMIEIIIKKENLYDEWSKNWL from the coding sequence ATGATAGAGATAATTTTTTTAGATGTAGATGGTTGCTTAACTGATGGTAGCATAAATTACAGTTCAAACGGTGAATTGTTTAAAAGCTTCAATGTTAAAGATGGTTATGCAATAGAAGGATGGCTAAAACTTGGTAAAAAAATAGCTATAATAACTGGAAGAAAATCAGAAATAGTAGAACGTAGAGCTGAGGATTTAAAAATAACACATGTATATCAAGGTGTCAAAGATAAATTGCAAACAGCAATTGAGATATTAAATTTTGAAGGACTTGAGTTAAAAAATGCAGCCGCTATTGGAGATGACTATAATGATTTTCAGCTTTTAAACAGTGTAAAATGGAGTTTTAAGCCAAAAAATGCAATACCGGAGCTAAAAGTAAAAACAAAATTAAAAAACAAAGGTGGCAAAGGTGCCATTAGAGAAATGATAGAAATAATTATAAAAAAAGAAAATTTATACGATGAGTGGTCTAAAAATTGGTTATAA
- the lptC gene encoding LPS export ABC transporter periplasmic protein LptC has translation MVIKIFYIIVTIFSISMVFLASSNPYMAENFTTDFSISNIQINDVVDYEIDNEKISAKYEAKEINRYKANDELVYFRANFINSNLNNFLKADKAIIKGEEIKLRQNVNYENNQSLTFKSQEAIYHKKDKTLMSNTDFVITKNENNITGTNIIYDLNNKITKAKGVKIWINQN, from the coding sequence TTGGTTATAAAAATATTTTACATAATAGTTACAATTTTTAGTATTTCTATGGTTTTTTTAGCATCTTCGAATCCATATATGGCTGAAAACTTTACAACCGATTTTAGTATATCAAATATACAGATAAATGATGTTGTCGATTATGAAATTGATAATGAAAAAATATCAGCAAAATATGAGGCAAAAGAGATTAACAGATACAAAGCTAACGATGAACTAGTATATTTTAGAGCAAATTTTATAAACTCTAATCTAAATAATTTCTTAAAAGCAGATAAGGCAATAATAAAAGGCGAAGAGATAAAATTGAGACAAAACGTAAATTATGAAAATAATCAAAGTTTAACATTTAAATCACAAGAAGCGATTTATCATAAAAAAGATAAAACACTTATGTCTAATACTGACTTTGTAATCACAAAAAATGAAAATAACATAACCGGAACAAATATAATATATGATTTAAATAACAAAATAACAAAAGCAAAAGGTGTCAAAATATGGATAAATCAAAATTAA
- the lptA gene encoding lipopolysaccharide transport periplasmic protein LptA: MDKSKLIIIFFLAISALKAQQIEITSDSFFADEKKQISEFFGNVKIKKGDYDELRAEKVVVNFNNARQPIKYTATNNVYFKVMIHDKTYEGNGNLLTYEPQQEIYTIAGKAHLREIQTDKNVYGQQIIVNQKTGVYNVVSSEKQPVKFIFQVKEDKK, encoded by the coding sequence ATGGATAAATCAAAATTAATAATTATATTTTTTCTAGCAATTTCAGCATTAAAGGCTCAGCAAATAGAGATAACTTCTGATAGTTTTTTTGCTGACGAGAAAAAACAAATTAGTGAATTTTTTGGAAATGTAAAGATAAAAAAAGGTGATTATGATGAGTTAAGAGCTGAAAAAGTTGTTGTAAATTTCAACAATGCAAGACAACCTATAAAATACACAGCGACAAACAATGTTTACTTTAAAGTAATGATACACGATAAAACATATGAGGGTAATGGAAATTTACTAACTTATGAGCCTCAGCAAGAAATTTACACAATTGCAGGCAAAGCACATCTAAGAGAAATCCAAACAGACAAAAATGTATATGGACAACAAATAATAGTAAATCAAAAAACTGGTGTTTATAATGTAGTAAGTTCAGAAAAACAACCAGTTAAATTTATATTTCAAGTAAAAGAAGACAAAAAGTGA